GGTTCCAATTGCTCCTGAGAAAGGCAACCAGACGAGAACTCATGCCTTCTACTCCATTGCGCTGCTCACCGCGCCCAAGTTGGCAGCACACCCATCTTGATGCCAAAAGCGGGCACTGCCACCACGTACACCACCAATGTAACGAGAATAACCCCCAACAAGTTCAACAGTACTCCCGCGCGCGCCATCTGCGGGATGGACACATGGCCGGAGGCAAACACAATCGCATTGGGTGGGGTCGCCACCGGCAGCATGAACGCACAAGAAGCCGAAATGGCGCTGGGAATCATCAACAGCAGGGGGTGCATGCCCACAGCCACTGCCGTGGCCCCCAACACCGGAGTGAAGATCGACGCCACAGCCGTGTTGGAAGTCACCTCCGTCACGAAGGTCGTCACCAAGCAGACCAGGCTCACGAGCACCAGGGGCGGCAGCGAACGAAGCAGCGACAGTCTGTGCCCCACCCAGGCGGCAAGGCCCGAGCTTTCGAAGGCCCCGGCCAGAGCTATGCCCCCGCCAAACAGAAGCAATACTCCCCAGGGAATGCCACGCGCCGTCTCCCAGTCGAGGAGAAACTCCCGCCGCCGGAAATCCACAGGCACAACAAAGAGGAGGACTGCCGCCACCATGGCCACGGTTGCGTCGTTGACTTTCGCGCCTAGTCCCAACAGGCTTGCCCATCCTGGTATGTGCACCGCGCCCAGCTCCACATCCGAACGCCACACCCAGGCCAGGGCAGTGAGCACAAAAACCAGCCCCACCAGCCACTCTCCGCGCGAAGGCCGGCCCAGGCGCTCTATCTCTTGCCTAACAGCCTGCCGCCCGCCCCCGAGGCCTTGTTTCCCCAAAGGGAGCACTACGCGTGTGAGCAGCAGCCAGCTCAAGGGCAGAAACAGCGCCACAAAAGGCAGGCCCACCTTCAACCAATCGAGAAAGCCAATGGTGGGAGCCTTCGGGAAGAGGCGCGTCAGTTGGGCAACGAGGATGATGTTGGGCGGTGTGCCGATCAGTGTGCCGATGCCGCCGATGCTGGCTGCATAGGCCACTCCCAGCATCAATGCGGTCTTTAAGCGGGCTCGCGCTCGAGCGTCCTCTGGAGCCGAGCCCTCATCCAGGTGCAGCACTAACGCCAGGGCGATGGGGTACATCATGAGGGTGGTCGCGGTGTTGGAGATCCACATGGAGAGGGCTGCCGTAGCAACCATGAAGCCAAGCACAAGGGTGCGGGGATTGGAGCCAATCAGACGAATCACATGTAGCGCCAGGCGTCGGTGCAGACCCCACCGCTGCATCGTCACCGCTAAGAAGAATCCCCCCATGAAGAGGAAGATGTTGCTGTCGCCGTAGGAGGCCGCCACCTCACGCACTGGCTGCACCCCGAGCACCGGCAGCAGGGCGAGAGGCAACAGAGCGGTGGCCGGAACGGGTATCGCTTCCGTAATCCACCACCAGGCCATGAGCGCCGCCAGCGCCAAGACCCGGTGTCCTGCGGCGGAAAGATCAGCACCTGCCGGCACGCCCCACAACACCCCAAGAAACAGCACGGGGCCGGCCACCAGCGCTCCCCACCTCAAGGTGGAGCGTTCGCCCTGAGAGCTCTTGCTATCTTCTGCACATTCAGGCACGCGACCCATACAAGAGTCTTCGCCAGAATCGTTCCACCCTGCTCACATCATCTTGGCGTTACCCTCGCACTCCGGAGGCTGTGGATGGCCTGGTTGATCAGCAGCCCTGCTAAGCAGAAGAGCACAAT
This window of the Calditrichota bacterium genome carries:
- a CDS encoding SLC13/DASS family transporter; this translates as MAGPVLFLGVLWGVPAGADLSAAGHRVLALAALMAWWWITEAIPVPATALLPLALLPVLGVQPVREVAASYGDSNIFLFMGGFFLAVTMQRWGLHRRLALHVIRLIGSNPRTLVLGFMVATAALSMWISNTATTLMMYPIALALVLHLDEGSAPEDARARARLKTALMLGVAYAASIGGIGTLIGTPPNIILVAQLTRLFPKAPTIGFLDWLKVGLPFVALFLPLSWLLLTRVVLPLGKQGLGGGRQAVRQEIERLGRPSRGEWLVGLVFVLTALAWVWRSDVELGAVHIPGWASLLGLGAKVNDATVAMVAAVLLFVVPVDFRRREFLLDWETARGIPWGVLLLFGGGIALAGAFESSGLAAWVGHRLSLLRSLPPLVLVSLVCLVTTFVTEVTSNTAVASIFTPVLGATAVAVGMHPLLLMIPSAISASCAFMLPVATPPNAIVFASGHVSIPQMARAGVLLNLLGVILVTLVVYVVAVPAFGIKMGVLPTWAR